Proteins co-encoded in one Desulfitobacterium hafniense DCB-2 genomic window:
- the fabK gene encoding enoyl-[acyl-carrier-protein] reductase FabK, translating into MIKTKLCDLIGIEYPIFQGGMAWTATGELAAAVSEAGGLGIIGAGQAPADWLRQEIHKIKKVTNKPYGVNVMLMSPFVEDVMQVIVEERVPVITTGAGNPGKYIPMLKEVGTKIIPVVASVALARRLEKAGVDALIAEGMESGGHIGEISTLPLVPQVVDAVSIPVIAAGGIYDGRGMVAALALGAEGVQMGTRFMCAEECTISSKVKEMILKAKDRDTVVTGRSTGHPVRCLGNKLTREFEQLEKEGTDPEVLEKMGAGKLRLAMVEGDTQNGSVMSGQIAGAVQKIEPAAVIIQDVMQGAERELARLSQRFGR; encoded by the coding sequence ATGATTAAAACGAAACTTTGTGATCTCATCGGCATTGAGTATCCTATTTTTCAAGGAGGTATGGCTTGGACTGCTACCGGTGAACTGGCGGCCGCGGTGTCGGAAGCAGGAGGCTTAGGCATTATCGGCGCCGGCCAGGCTCCGGCGGATTGGCTGCGCCAGGAAATTCATAAGATTAAAAAGGTAACTAATAAACCTTATGGTGTCAATGTCATGCTCATGTCTCCCTTTGTCGAGGATGTGATGCAAGTGATTGTGGAGGAAAGGGTTCCCGTCATTACTACAGGGGCGGGCAATCCGGGAAAATACATCCCCATGCTCAAAGAGGTGGGGACGAAGATCATTCCGGTAGTGGCTTCGGTGGCTTTGGCCAGACGTTTGGAAAAAGCCGGGGTGGACGCTCTGATCGCTGAAGGGATGGAATCCGGCGGCCATATCGGTGAAATCAGCACCTTGCCTTTGGTGCCCCAGGTGGTGGATGCGGTAAGTATTCCTGTGATTGCCGCCGGGGGGATTTATGATGGACGGGGAATGGTGGCAGCCCTGGCTTTAGGGGCAGAGGGTGTACAAATGGGAACCCGCTTCATGTGTGCTGAAGAGTGCACCATTTCCTCTAAGGTTAAAGAAATGATCCTCAAGGCCAAGGATCGGGACACCGTGGTGACGGGACGCTCCACAGGCCATCCTGTCCGCTGCCTGGGCAATAAACTGACCAGGGAGTTCGAGCAGCTGGAGAAAGAGGGAACCGATCCGGAAGTCCTGGAAAAAATGGGTGCAGGCAAACTGCGTCTGGCCATGGTGGAAGGAGATACCCAAAATGGCTCCGTGATGTCCGGGCAAATCGCCGGAGCGGTCCAGAAGATCGAACCGGCGGCGGTTATCATTCAGGACGTGATGCAAGGGGCTGAGCGGGAGCTGGCCCGGCTCAGTCAGCGCTTCGGCAGATAG
- a CDS encoding beta-ketoacyl-ACP synthase III: protein MVSVGIVGTGSYVPDKVLTNFDLEQMVDTNDQWIVSRTGIKERHIAAPETPVSELCYQAALRALEDAKLAPEELDLVIVATITPDFVFPATACLVAERLGAKKAAGFDLQAACTGFLYGVATAAQFIATGIYKNALVIGGETLSKILNWEDRGTCILFGDGAGAAVLQPVEEGYGFLGYDLGMDGAGGSLLTMPGGGSMHPASAETVAKKMHTIQMAGSEVFKFAVRIMGETALKALDKAGLGIGDVDCLIPHQANTRIVDAAVKRLGIDAGKVVVNLDRYGNMSAASIPVALDEAARSGRLNYGDIMVMVGFGGGLTWGAAVVKWSKRGV from the coding sequence ATGGTTAGTGTTGGAATCGTGGGCACAGGTTCCTATGTACCCGATAAGGTTTTGACGAATTTTGATCTGGAGCAGATGGTGGACACCAATGATCAATGGATAGTGAGCAGGACGGGGATTAAGGAACGGCACATCGCAGCTCCTGAGACTCCGGTATCCGAGCTTTGCTACCAGGCGGCTTTGCGGGCCTTAGAAGATGCCAAACTCGCTCCGGAAGAGCTGGATTTAGTGATTGTCGCCACCATAACCCCTGATTTTGTTTTTCCGGCCACAGCTTGCCTGGTGGCGGAACGCCTGGGAGCCAAAAAGGCGGCCGGTTTTGACCTGCAGGCCGCCTGCACGGGATTTTTATACGGAGTAGCCACTGCGGCTCAATTCATCGCTACCGGTATCTATAAAAATGCCCTGGTGATTGGCGGGGAAACCTTAAGCAAGATCTTAAACTGGGAAGACCGGGGGACCTGCATCCTGTTTGGAGACGGCGCCGGTGCGGCAGTTCTGCAGCCGGTGGAAGAGGGGTACGGATTCCTGGGCTATGACCTGGGTATGGATGGTGCGGGGGGCAGCCTTTTGACCATGCCGGGAGGGGGCTCCATGCACCCTGCTTCCGCAGAAACCGTGGCCAAGAAAATGCACACCATCCAGATGGCCGGCAGTGAAGTGTTCAAATTCGCCGTCCGCATTATGGGGGAGACCGCCTTAAAAGCGCTGGACAAGGCAGGTTTAGGGATCGGAGATGTGGATTGCCTTATTCCCCATCAGGCCAACACCCGCATTGTGGATGCGGCAGTCAAACGGCTGGGGATTGATGCCGGGAAAGTCGTGGTCAATCTGGACCGCTATGGGAATATGTCGGCGGCTTCCATCCCGGTGGCCCTGGATGAAGCAGCACGGAGCGGACGTTTAAACTATGGAGACATTATGGTGATGGTGGGCTTTGGCGGAGGCTTAACCTGGGGAGCCGCTGTTGTGAAGTGGTCCAAGAGAGGGGTTTAG
- the plsX gene encoding phosphate acyltransferase PlsX translates to MRIAVDAMGGDHAPAEIVKGALRSIEQFDIEVILVGQPERIKEFLPQGEVPARVRIKEATEVVEMDEHPAQAVRRKKDSSIVVATRLVKEGEADALVSAGSTGAQMAASLLGLGRIKGIDRPAIVTVLPTLEGGKLLLDVGANPDAKPEHLLQYAMMGSIYAESILGIQNPKVGLLNIGTEETKGNELTQATYPLLQKAPLNFIGNVEGRAIPYGQAADVVVCEGFVGNVVLKTTEGLAGALFQLIKEKITATPLRKLGALAIKPGLKEIAKMMDYAEYGGAPLLGVNGISIISHGSSNEKAIFNAIRVAKECVESGFIEEIKKELPRFTAAQE, encoded by the coding sequence ATGAGAATCGCTGTAGACGCCATGGGAGGGGATCATGCCCCGGCCGAGATCGTCAAAGGAGCATTGCGCAGTATTGAACAGTTTGATATAGAGGTCATTTTGGTCGGGCAGCCGGAGCGTATCAAAGAATTTCTGCCTCAGGGTGAAGTGCCGGCCAGGGTGCGCATCAAAGAAGCCACTGAGGTGGTGGAGATGGATGAGCATCCGGCTCAGGCCGTGCGCAGGAAAAAGGATTCCTCCATCGTGGTGGCCACCCGTTTGGTGAAAGAAGGAGAAGCGGACGCCCTGGTCAGCGCGGGAAGCACTGGGGCCCAAATGGCTGCCTCCTTGCTTGGTTTAGGCCGGATCAAGGGGATTGACCGCCCGGCCATCGTGACCGTGCTGCCCACCTTAGAAGGAGGAAAGCTCCTCCTTGATGTGGGGGCCAATCCCGATGCCAAACCGGAACATCTCCTCCAGTATGCCATGATGGGAAGCATTTATGCCGAGAGCATCCTGGGTATCCAAAACCCCAAAGTGGGGCTTTTAAATATCGGGACAGAAGAAACTAAAGGAAATGAACTGACTCAGGCCACCTATCCCCTTCTCCAAAAGGCTCCCTTGAACTTTATCGGCAATGTGGAAGGCCGGGCCATACCTTATGGTCAGGCGGCGGATGTGGTGGTCTGTGAAGGGTTTGTAGGCAATGTGGTGCTCAAGACCACCGAAGGGCTGGCAGGAGCTTTATTCCAGCTGATTAAGGAGAAGATAACCGCCACACCCCTGCGCAAACTGGGGGCTCTGGCGATTAAACCCGGCTTGAAAGAAATCGCCAAAATGATGGATTATGCGGAATACGGGGGAGCCCCCCTGCTGGGTGTGAATGGCATCAGCATCATTTCCCATGGCAGTTCCAACGAGAAAGCCATATTTAATGCCATCCGCGTCGCTAAAGAATGTGTGGAGAGCGGTTTCATTGAGGAGATTAAAAAAGAGCTGCCGCGATTTACCGCTGCACAGGAGTAG
- the fapR gene encoding transcription factor FapR produces MTRHHKHERHQALREEIDKNPFSTDEELARHFGVSVSTIRLDRTELSIPELRERTKAVAHEAYDTLKSLGEAELVGELRGLHIGESGSTLLKIEESMVLSKARVTRGHHLFAQANSLAIALVDAEIVLTGSVDMKFLRPVRYGETVLAEGKVLRRKGNKYWVEITAHVNQDLVLTGTWVVFAVEKPLEV; encoded by the coding sequence ATGACAAGACATCATAAACATGAACGCCATCAAGCGTTACGAGAGGAAATTGACAAGAATCCATTTTCGACAGATGAAGAGCTGGCCAGGCATTTTGGGGTAAGCGTCTCCACCATTCGCTTGGATCGGACGGAGCTCAGTATTCCTGAGCTGCGGGAACGGACCAAGGCTGTGGCTCATGAAGCTTATGACACCTTGAAGTCGTTAGGTGAAGCTGAGCTGGTTGGGGAGCTCCGGGGCCTCCATATTGGGGAATCAGGCTCCACCCTGCTCAAGATCGAAGAATCCATGGTTTTAAGCAAAGCACGGGTCACCCGGGGACATCATCTGTTCGCTCAGGCCAATTCTCTGGCCATTGCCCTGGTGGATGCGGAGATCGTGCTCACAGGGAGCGTGGATATGAAGTTCCTGCGTCCGGTCCGTTATGGAGAAACAGTCTTGGCTGAAGGAAAAGTCCTGCGCCGCAAAGGGAATAAATACTGGGTGGAGATTACAGCCCATGTCAACCAGGATCTTGTTTTGACCGGGACCTGGGTAGTGTTTGCCGTGGAAAAGCCCTTGGAAGTGTAA
- the rpmF gene encoding 50S ribosomal protein L32 — translation MGVAQHRQSKSRVRKRRAMWKLTAPNHIECPQCHKPKLSHHVCPSCGYYKAKEVISMGE, via the coding sequence ATGGGTGTTGCTCAACATCGCCAATCCAAATCCAGAGTACGTAAACGCCGGGCTATGTGGAAGTTAACTGCACCAAACCACATCGAATGCCCCCAATGCCATAAACCAAAACTGTCTCATCATGTTTGCCCAAGCTGCGGTTATTATAAAGCCAAAGAAGTTATTTCCATGGGTGAATAA
- a CDS encoding YceD family protein produces MHINVAQIRRDENGTAHFDLKEDFSAFESELEGVDFVAPVHVQLQVNNTGKSLIVNGSIETELKAQCGLCLEPFHYQIHQDYEDEWVFAPQATEEQLETALVFHKDEIDLTERILEQIVLALPMRFICSSECKGLCPVCGVNLNEKSCECSQDKIDPRFAALANWPRED; encoded by the coding sequence GTGCATATTAATGTCGCTCAAATTCGCCGTGATGAAAATGGAACTGCTCATTTTGATTTAAAGGAAGATTTTTCGGCCTTTGAGTCTGAACTTGAGGGGGTAGATTTTGTCGCTCCTGTACACGTTCAACTTCAGGTGAACAACACGGGAAAATCCTTGATTGTTAATGGGTCGATTGAGACTGAGCTTAAAGCTCAGTGCGGTCTCTGTCTCGAACCTTTTCACTATCAGATCCATCAGGATTATGAGGATGAATGGGTCTTTGCTCCTCAAGCTACAGAAGAGCAATTGGAGACGGCGCTGGTGTTCCATAAGGATGAGATCGATCTCACCGAGCGTATTCTTGAGCAAATCGTGTTGGCTTTGCCAATGAGGTTTATCTGTTCTTCTGAGTGCAAAGGGTTGTGTCCTGTTTGCGGTGTGAATCTTAATGAAAAATCTTGTGAGTGTAGCCAAGACAAGATTGATCCACGTTTTGCAGCCTTGGCCAACTGGCCTCGTGAAGATTGA
- a CDS encoding acetate kinase has translation MKILVINCGSSSLKYQLLDMDTQTPIAKGLVERIGLPGAVLTHRPADGEKEIITAEIPNHTVAIQLVLDALVNPEYGVVKSLEEIGSVGHRVVHGGEKFASSVLITDEVMQAIEECIELAPLHNPPNIAGIEACQKLMPGVPQVAVFDTAFHQTMPPHAYLYGLPYEFYEKYKIRKYGFHGTSHKYVSQRAAKLLNRPAEGLKLISCHLGNGSSITAIKDGKSIETSMGFTPLEGLMMGTRSGDLDPAIVSFIQQKENLSSDEVNDFLNKKCGVLGLSGVSSDFRDIEQARDQGNYRAALALDVFSHDVKKYIGSYAAVLNGADAIIFTAGLGENSAEMREAVVDGLQYLGAKLDLEKNKVRGKEADISAPEATCRVLVIPTNEELMIALDTLDIIQKG, from the coding sequence GTGAAGATTCTTGTGATTAACTGTGGAAGTTCCTCGCTGAAATATCAATTATTGGATATGGACACACAAACACCGATAGCCAAGGGTCTAGTGGAGCGGATCGGACTTCCGGGCGCCGTGCTGACACACCGCCCGGCTGATGGTGAAAAAGAAATTATTACGGCGGAAATTCCTAATCATACGGTAGCTATCCAATTGGTTCTGGATGCCCTAGTGAATCCTGAATATGGCGTAGTGAAAAGCCTTGAGGAAATCGGGTCGGTGGGTCACCGTGTGGTTCATGGCGGCGAGAAATTTGCCAGTTCCGTATTGATCACGGATGAAGTCATGCAAGCCATCGAAGAATGCATCGAATTAGCGCCTCTTCACAACCCCCCCAATATTGCCGGAATTGAGGCTTGTCAAAAATTAATGCCGGGAGTGCCTCAAGTAGCTGTTTTCGATACTGCCTTTCACCAAACCATGCCCCCCCATGCCTACCTTTATGGATTGCCCTATGAATTTTATGAGAAATACAAAATCCGTAAATATGGTTTTCATGGGACTTCGCATAAATATGTGAGTCAACGGGCCGCTAAGCTGCTCAATCGTCCTGCTGAAGGATTGAAGCTGATCAGTTGTCATTTAGGCAATGGCTCCTCGATTACGGCGATTAAAGATGGCAAATCCATTGAAACCTCCATGGGCTTTACCCCTTTGGAAGGATTAATGATGGGAACCCGCTCCGGGGATTTGGATCCGGCCATTGTCTCCTTCATTCAACAAAAAGAAAACCTGTCTTCCGATGAAGTCAATGATTTTCTCAATAAAAAATGCGGAGTGCTGGGGCTTTCCGGAGTGAGCAGTGACTTCAGGGATATCGAACAAGCCCGTGATCAAGGAAACTATCGCGCCGCTTTGGCTCTGGATGTCTTTTCTCATGATGTGAAAAAATATATCGGCTCCTATGCAGCCGTCTTAAACGGTGCCGATGCCATTATCTTTACGGCCGGTTTAGGGGAAAACTCTGCGGAGATGCGGGAAGCGGTTGTTGATGGCCTGCAATACCTCGGTGCCAAACTGGATCTGGAAAAGAATAAGGTCCGCGGTAAGGAAGCTGATATTTCAGCTCCTGAGGCAACCTGCCGGGTCCTCGTCATTCCTACCAATGAAGAGTTGATGATTGCCCTGGATACTTTGGATATTATTCAGAAGGGTTAA
- a CDS encoding patatin family protein, which produces MERGLVLGAGGARGLAHLGFLQVLEEESIKVDCIVGCSIGAVFGALWAAGMDLYRLERLITYQGFSKRLWDLAVSRDGLVKGEKVLEAMRLLTRDLTFAELKIPLAVVATDLETGERVVFREGSVAHAVRASISIPGIFKPYRYQGRLFVDGAVKNRLPIQVAKDIGAEKVLAVDVKKGLSTKLNTAMDVMLQALEILEEEVFCTQKEKADVLIQPEVGHIGVLQFDLAEEAIALGRTAAKSQISEIVRNFY; this is translated from the coding sequence ATGGAGAGAGGCTTGGTTTTGGGAGCAGGGGGAGCACGGGGGCTGGCCCACCTGGGTTTCTTGCAGGTGTTGGAAGAGGAATCCATCAAGGTGGATTGTATCGTGGGGTGCAGTATTGGTGCCGTATTTGGTGCCCTTTGGGCAGCGGGGATGGATCTCTACCGCTTGGAGCGGCTTATTACCTACCAGGGATTTAGCAAGAGGCTTTGGGATCTTGCCGTCTCCCGGGATGGCCTGGTCAAAGGGGAAAAAGTCCTTGAGGCCATGCGCCTTTTGACGAGGGATCTGACCTTCGCCGAATTGAAGATTCCCTTAGCCGTTGTCGCCACCGATCTGGAAACAGGGGAAAGAGTTGTATTCCGGGAAGGCAGTGTGGCTCATGCCGTGCGGGCCAGCATCTCCATTCCCGGCATCTTCAAACCATACCGCTATCAAGGCCGGCTTTTTGTGGATGGAGCTGTCAAAAACCGTCTGCCCATCCAAGTGGCTAAGGATATTGGAGCGGAGAAAGTATTGGCAGTGGATGTGAAAAAGGGGCTTTCCACAAAGCTTAATACGGCCATGGATGTCATGCTGCAGGCTCTGGAGATCCTGGAAGAAGAGGTTTTTTGCACCCAGAAAGAAAAGGCTGATGTATTGATTCAGCCTGAAGTCGGTCATATAGGAGTCCTGCAATTTGATTTGGCGGAGGAGGCCATCGCCTTAGGAAGAACTGCAGCAAAGTCACAAATTTCTGAAATTGTTCGTAATTTCTATTGA
- a CDS encoding nucleoside recognition domain-containing protein yields MASILRVIPFFLLAIGMFYYPQEVVRSAADGLSLWWNYVVPALLPFFILSELLLASGFVHFLGVLMEPLMRPVFRLPGQASFVVAMSLTSGIPIGAILTTRLCQENALSQIEGERLLTFTCNPSPGFMFGAVASSMLLKPELGIVLVGSVYLGNILVGILFRFYGGRGTSSSPAPTSLGRAVQALRKAQGQDPRPFGQMFGDAVRQSVNTILVVGGFIVFFSVLVNMLETYHITGGIGTLIHGLSGGLVSGQEVSALVNGTLEATLGCRSIIDSFSSLNLTIGLLAGVLGWGGLSAFAQVASFTGSANLRFLPFVIGRILHSIFAFLLSQLFLTLIKIPVFDLHLAPGPFGFMETWQMSSWIFCGIMLCFLLLSLGVRVFYSSK; encoded by the coding sequence ATGGCTTCTATTCTTCGTGTTATCCCCTTTTTTCTTTTGGCCATAGGAATGTTCTATTATCCCCAGGAGGTGGTACGTTCGGCAGCCGACGGTCTGTCTTTGTGGTGGAATTATGTGGTTCCTGCCCTGCTGCCGTTCTTTATTCTTTCTGAGCTTCTTCTTGCCTCCGGCTTTGTTCATTTCCTAGGTGTGCTGATGGAACCTTTAATGCGTCCGGTATTCCGTTTACCCGGCCAGGCTTCCTTTGTGGTAGCCATGAGCCTTACCTCAGGAATTCCCATTGGCGCGATCCTTACCACACGGCTTTGCCAGGAAAATGCTCTCTCTCAAATAGAAGGGGAGCGGCTCCTGACCTTTACCTGCAATCCCAGCCCCGGCTTCATGTTTGGAGCCGTGGCCTCCAGCATGCTCCTCAAGCCGGAATTAGGCATCGTCCTGGTAGGCTCCGTTTACTTAGGCAACATCTTAGTGGGGATACTTTTTCGCTTTTATGGGGGTCGGGGAACATCCTCCTCCCCTGCTCCCACCTCCCTCGGCCGGGCTGTTCAAGCGCTGAGAAAAGCTCAGGGTCAGGACCCGCGGCCTTTTGGCCAAATGTTCGGGGATGCTGTACGGCAAAGCGTTAACACCATCCTGGTGGTGGGAGGCTTTATTGTCTTTTTCTCTGTGCTGGTGAATATGCTGGAAACCTATCACATCACCGGTGGCATCGGCACTCTGATTCACGGGCTGTCCGGCGGCTTGGTCAGCGGCCAGGAAGTCTCGGCGTTGGTGAACGGCACCTTGGAAGCAACCTTAGGCTGCCGTTCGATCATCGACTCTTTTTCCAGCCTTAATCTTACGATCGGGCTGCTTGCCGGGGTTTTGGGATGGGGAGGGCTATCCGCCTTTGCTCAGGTCGCCAGTTTTACCGGCTCTGCGAATTTACGCTTCCTGCCCTTTGTCATCGGCAGGATCCTGCACTCCATCTTTGCTTTCCTTTTAAGCCAGCTCTTCTTAACCCTGATTAAGATTCCTGTCTTTGACCTGCACCTCGCCCCCGGTCCCTTTGGGTTCATGGAGACCTGGCAGATGAGCTCCTGGATCTTCTGCGGGATAATGCTGTGTTTCCTGCTGCTCAGTCTGGGAGTCCGAGTCTTTTATTCATCGAAATAG
- a CDS encoding ATPase, with protein sequence MENDVMALLDELEEIVDRGTKIPMTGKVLVDDHVVFDLLDRIRAALPEELQNAKWVLSERQKIMDEAHTEAERLLERGKTYIEKMAEESEIVKQAQGYAEDIARQAQAYAKEVKLGAIQYTDEMLLQVEQNVAETLQAVRRNREELRSLAKRDQREKPGDKGNPAQGES encoded by the coding sequence TTGGAAAATGATGTTATGGCTTTGCTTGATGAATTAGAAGAAATCGTGGATCGGGGAACCAAGATTCCGATGACCGGAAAAGTATTAGTGGATGATCATGTGGTTTTTGATTTGCTTGACCGGATAAGAGCAGCTCTCCCTGAGGAGCTTCAGAATGCCAAATGGGTCTTGTCGGAAAGACAAAAGATTATGGACGAGGCCCATACGGAAGCGGAACGGTTGCTGGAGCGTGGAAAAACTTATATAGAGAAAATGGCCGAAGAGAGCGAAATTGTCAAACAAGCTCAAGGCTATGCAGAGGATATTGCCCGTCAGGCCCAGGCTTATGCTAAAGAGGTTAAACTGGGTGCTATCCAGTATACCGATGAAATGCTCCTTCAAGTAGAGCAGAATGTGGCCGAGACCTTGCAGGCTGTCCGTCGCAACCGGGAGGAACTGCGGAGTCTGGCTAAACGGGATCAGAGGGAAAAGCCCGGCGATAAAGGAAACCCGGCGCAGGGAGAGTCTTGA
- the rsmD gene encoding 16S rRNA (guanine(966)-N(2))-methyltransferase RsmD, with protein MRIIAGDYRGQRLKAVPGMNTRPTADKIKGAIFNVLQEKTPGARVLDLFAGTGNLALEALSRGAKEAVLIEKSRTAQQIIRENIDHMGIEQARLIGMDAFAYLEQHREERFDLIFIDPPYHQGLVEKSLKLLAAPCRLTDSGVIIAETAKDENLESYDPFEIKKTGEYGDTKIWYLQRTE; from the coding sequence ATGCGGATTATTGCCGGAGATTACCGCGGGCAGCGTCTGAAAGCTGTTCCCGGGATGAACACCCGGCCCACAGCGGACAAGATTAAAGGTGCCATTTTCAATGTGCTGCAGGAAAAAACCCCGGGTGCCCGGGTTTTGGATTTGTTTGCCGGTACGGGAAATTTAGCTCTGGAAGCTTTGTCACGGGGGGCGAAAGAAGCGGTACTTATTGAAAAAAGCCGGACGGCGCAGCAGATTATTCGTGAGAATATTGACCATATGGGAATAGAACAGGCCCGACTCATAGGGATGGATGCCTTTGCTTATCTTGAACAGCATAGAGAAGAGCGCTTTGATTTGATTTTTATTGACCCGCCCTACCATCAGGGTTTGGTGGAGAAATCCTTGAAGCTGCTGGCGGCTCCTTGCCGGCTTACTGACTCAGGCGTGATTATCGCCGAAACGGCCAAGGATGAAAACCTGGAGAGTTACGATCCCTTTGAAATTAAAAAAACCGGGGAATATGGAGATACAAAGATCTGGTATTTGCAAAGAACGGAATGA
- the gpr gene encoding GPR endopeptidase — protein sequence MKKADLFRNFNVTIDLAVEAHELLRGDADTEVPGVSMEEEDFEHATVTTIKILNEQGVQEMGRPQGTYITIDVPEVHDNNYLIHQEITKTLSDKLSKLMNLPEDASILLVGLGNWNATPDALGPQVIDKSLVTRHLFNYTPAELQGKLRKVSAIAPGVLGITGIETAEIIRGIVEHVKPDLVIAIDALAAGSLERIGTSIQISDTGISPGAGVGNHRTGINEETLGCRVIAIGLPTVMNAAIIANNCLESLLDELKSSPSLYRLYKEFSPKVFEQILNKALYPYHNNLMVTPKEIDSLIETTARIIAGALGMSLHPGISVEEYQMYMQ from the coding sequence TTGAAAAAAGCAGATCTATTCCGCAATTTTAATGTAACTATCGATCTGGCCGTTGAAGCCCATGAATTATTGAGGGGAGATGCAGACACCGAGGTCCCTGGCGTCAGCATGGAAGAAGAAGACTTTGAACATGCCACAGTAACCACGATTAAAATTTTGAATGAACAAGGGGTTCAGGAAATGGGACGGCCCCAAGGTACTTATATCACCATCGATGTCCCGGAAGTTCATGATAACAATTACTTAATCCACCAGGAGATTACCAAAACTCTTTCTGACAAGCTTTCCAAGCTGATGAACTTGCCTGAAGACGCCAGCATCCTTTTGGTTGGGTTAGGCAATTGGAATGCCACCCCCGATGCTTTGGGGCCTCAGGTCATTGACAAAAGCCTTGTCACGCGTCACTTATTTAATTATACACCCGCGGAGCTCCAAGGCAAACTGCGCAAAGTCAGCGCGATAGCTCCCGGAGTTCTCGGCATCACCGGCATCGAAACGGCGGAAATCATTCGCGGCATCGTGGAACATGTCAAGCCCGATCTGGTGATCGCCATCGACGCTTTAGCAGCCGGTTCCCTGGAACGGATCGGGACCAGCATTCAAATCTCCGATACAGGAATTTCACCGGGAGCCGGTGTAGGAAACCACCGCACGGGAATCAACGAAGAGACTTTAGGCTGCCGGGTCATTGCCATCGGTCTTCCTACGGTCATGAATGCCGCCATTATCGCCAATAATTGCCTGGAATCCCTTTTGGATGAATTAAAGAGCAGTCCCTCCCTTTACCGCCTATACAAGGAATTCAGTCCCAAAGTCTTTGAGCAGATTCTTAATAAGGCTTTATATCCTTATCACAACAATCTCATGGTCACACCTAAAGAAATTGATTCCCTGATTGAGACCACCGCCCGCATTATCGCCGGAGCCCTGGGCATGAGTCTCCATCCCGGGATCAGTGTGGAAGAGTATCAGATGTATATGCAATAA
- a CDS encoding small, acid-soluble spore protein, alpha/beta type, whose product MADTKQTNQPVLSAALEQFKYEVAQEIGIANRKHKKFPNT is encoded by the coding sequence ATGGCAGATACCAAACAAACGAACCAACCTGTACTCAGTGCTGCTTTAGAGCAATTCAAGTATGAAGTGGCTCAGGAAATCGGCATCGCAAATCGTAAGCACAAGAAGTTCCCGAATACCTAA